One genomic segment of Culturomica massiliensis includes these proteins:
- a CDS encoding DUF4468 domain-containing protein, translating into MKRMIYFLAAFVCLPLCLLAQDDSKYLAGAVPVVNGKVVFTKTISVPGLSQDEIFKRIQQWTSERFVTDKEQKGRILYSDQTKGDIACWGEEYLTFNKAALSLDRTLITYQMIITCEPGECNLKITAIRYSYNVANKNEPEKYMAEELITDEYTLNKNKDKLIRKTGKFRTHTIDMVDQLFTDAAAVLTAGQPSTAPATTPPAITTPKPETPASQLTAHIPTAAATSGALQGYRQIAPDRIPGNIIKMLSEDWMLITAGNDSRFNMMTASWGGLGHLYNKPVSICFINPARYTYQLMESGDTYTLSFYTEAYRDALNYCGHNSGKDGDKVKAAGLTPITTPSGAKAFSEAWLILECKKLVSQSLIPEALADPTLKTQWSGKPMHKMYIGEILNVWVK; encoded by the coding sequence ATGAAAAGAATGATTTATTTCCTCGCGGCTTTTGTGTGCCTCCCACTATGCCTTCTGGCTCAAGACGATAGTAAATATCTGGCAGGTGCCGTTCCCGTTGTCAACGGCAAAGTCGTTTTCACCAAAACCATATCCGTTCCCGGCCTGTCGCAAGACGAAATTTTCAAGCGCATACAACAATGGACCAGCGAGCGGTTTGTTACCGATAAAGAACAAAAAGGCAGAATATTATATTCGGATCAGACAAAAGGGGATATCGCCTGCTGGGGAGAAGAATACCTCACTTTCAACAAAGCAGCTCTTTCTTTGGACAGAACGCTCATTACCTACCAGATGATCATCACCTGCGAGCCCGGGGAATGTAACTTAAAAATTACGGCTATTCGCTACAGCTACAATGTTGCCAATAAGAACGAACCGGAAAAATACATGGCCGAAGAACTTATTACAGATGAATACACCCTGAATAAAAACAAAGATAAACTGATCCGTAAAACCGGCAAATTCAGAACCCACACCATCGATATGGTCGATCAGCTATTTACGGATGCAGCCGCTGTTCTGACCGCAGGGCAACCCTCCACAGCACCGGCAACTACACCGCCGGCAATAACCACTCCAAAACCGGAAACTCCGGCTTCACAACTGACAGCCCATATTCCGACAGCAGCGGCAACAAGCGGAGCATTGCAAGGCTACCGTCAAATCGCTCCGGACAGAATTCCCGGAAATATAATCAAAATGCTTTCCGAAGACTGGATGCTGATCACTGCAGGTAACGACAGCCGTTTCAATATGATGACAGCCAGTTGGGGAGGTTTGGGACATTTATACAACAAACCCGTAAGCATTTGCTTCATTAATCCTGCCCGTTATACCTATCAGTTGATGGAATCCGGAGATACCTATACTCTTAGTTTCTATACCGAAGCCTACCGGGATGCATTGAACTATTGCGGTCACAATTCCGGTAAAGACGGCGATAAGGTAAAGGCAGCCGGCCTTACCCCCATCACCACGCCTTCCGGAGCCAAAGCCTTCTCCGAGGCCTGGCTTATCCTCGAATGCAAAAAACTGGTATCCCAGTCACTAATCCCCGAAGCCCTCGCCGATCCTACCCTAAAAACACAATGGAGCGGCAAACCCATGCACAAAATGTACATCGGCGAAATCCTGAACGTATGGGTGAAATAA
- the nqrF gene encoding NADH:ubiquinone reductase (Na(+)-transporting) subunit F, translating into MILLAINTTIITAGIVVFLIVTLILVGMLLFAKAKLTAKGDVQVSINNGERVITTEPGSSLLSTLGAQKIFLPSACGGKGSCGMCKCQVLSGAGSILPTETGFFSYKQQHDDWRLACQVKVKENIEMRIPEAVLGIKKWECTVVSNRNISTFLKEFVVKLPEGENLKFKSGGYIQIDVPAIDVDFKDMDIDARYKGDWERMKMFDLKMRNPEPTYRAYSMANSPAEGNIIMLNIRIATPPIDRATKTFMPVNPGVCSSYIFTRKPGDKVTISGPYGEFFLRETDNEMMFIGGGAGMAPMRSHIFNLFHTMHTKRKVSFWYGARALQEAPYVDEFNKIQEENPNFHWTLALDRPDPEADAAGVAYKPGFVHQVIFENYLKNHENPEDIEYYLCGPPMMIAAVTKMLYDLGVPDENVMYDNFGG; encoded by the coding sequence ATGATACTTTTAGCAATAAATACAACAATCATTACTGCCGGGATTGTAGTATTCCTGATCGTAACCCTGATTCTGGTGGGCATGCTTCTATTTGCCAAGGCTAAACTGACAGCAAAAGGAGACGTACAAGTCAGCATCAATAACGGTGAACGGGTAATTACTACAGAACCGGGAAGTTCTTTGCTCTCGACATTGGGAGCACAAAAAATATTCCTGCCTTCGGCTTGCGGAGGAAAAGGTTCCTGCGGTATGTGTAAATGCCAGGTTTTATCCGGAGCAGGAAGCATTCTGCCGACAGAAACCGGTTTTTTCTCTTACAAACAGCAACACGACGACTGGCGTCTGGCCTGTCAGGTAAAAGTAAAGGAAAACATAGAAATGCGTATACCTGAGGCTGTATTGGGTATCAAGAAATGGGAATGCACCGTCGTTTCCAACCGGAATATCTCGACCTTCCTGAAAGAATTTGTTGTAAAATTACCGGAAGGGGAAAACCTGAAATTCAAATCCGGAGGTTATATTCAAATTGACGTTCCGGCTATCGACGTGGATTTCAAAGACATGGACATTGATGCCAGGTACAAAGGCGACTGGGAACGGATGAAGATGTTCGATTTGAAAATGCGTAACCCGGAACCGACCTACCGCGCTTATTCAATGGCCAACTCTCCGGCAGAAGGCAATATCATCATGCTGAACATCCGTATCGCCACTCCTCCGATCGACCGGGCTACGAAAACGTTCATGCCTGTCAATCCCGGAGTTTGCTCGTCATACATCTTTACCCGCAAACCGGGTGACAAAGTAACGATTTCCGGACCTTACGGTGAGTTCTTCCTCCGCGAAACCGACAATGAAATGATGTTTATCGGCGGTGGTGCGGGTATGGCCCCGATGCGTTCACATATTTTCAATCTTTTCCACACCATGCACACCAAACGGAAAGTTTCTTTCTGGTACGGTGCCCGTGCTTTACAGGAAGCCCCCTATGTGGATGAATTCAACAAAATACAAGAAGAAAACCCGAATTTCCATTGGACGCTGGCCCTCGACAGACCGGATCCGGAAGCCGATGCCGCCGGCGTAGCTTATAAACCCGGGTTCGTGCATCAGGTGATTTTTGAGAACTACCTCAAAAACCACGAAAATCCGGAAGATATTGAATACTACCTCTGTGGACCTCCTATGATGATTGCAGCAGTTACCAAAATGCTGTACGATCTGGGAGTACCCGACGAGAACGTCATGTACGATAACTTCGGAGGTTAA
- the cas10 gene encoding type III-B CRISPR-associated protein Cas10/Cmr2: MRKYICMTIGPIVNTLIKARKTRETWMSSFLFSTLMKILVSKVGNREQIIIPYSEDNFELQGVGLYPDHLVYYCKDNSVPDLDALIEEAREELLKEIIGIDEKGNILSKIGDYPVEVLRKFLKDYLLIYYFVLDVSVLPEEDKKEKNFLTLLDQVFNTIELQGKVTPYGTFKLTDLFRMIPKMALYEKAFVENQMKRMPSLVEIATKGLYGLDRVKYEKLVWNKIIMTDEAEDTDFLEGIKAAFPENFKNHHKYVAVIQSDGDKMGKFNQRYIDYYLQTHPDSSENAIQEVSNALFKWAKGAAKRIKTYGGIPVYAGGDDLFFFAPLRDEEENNTLFHLLEELNVDFTACMSELLGEQKEGGILPTLSFGVSITYYKYPLGEAHQAAFDLMYEMKANGGNGIRCKILRHSGSDFDFCMHFGSTLWEKFEELLTYENLDENVLWGVTRCLRGHQAVFKAMIGNIEKQKLLDNITIQNKKDRIQQFFIHNVEGYQEDAKDSFLGKVEKLVEEIYTIILSEKTDPMLLIYDVLRIVKFINGLEEVK, from the coding sequence ATGAGAAAATATATTTGCATGACTATCGGGCCGATAGTGAATACTTTAATAAAAGCGAGAAAAACACGTGAAACATGGATGAGTAGTTTCCTTTTTTCGACTCTGATGAAAATTTTAGTTTCTAAAGTAGGAAACAGAGAACAAATTATCATTCCATATTCAGAAGACAATTTTGAATTACAAGGAGTTGGACTGTATCCGGACCATCTTGTATATTACTGTAAGGATAATTCTGTCCCGGATCTGGATGCTTTGATAGAGGAAGCCCGGGAAGAATTATTGAAAGAGATTATCGGAATAGATGAAAAAGGGAACATTTTATCTAAAATCGGAGATTATCCGGTAGAGGTTCTTCGAAAATTTTTGAAAGATTATTTGCTGATTTATTATTTTGTTCTCGATGTTTCAGTTCTACCAGAAGAAGACAAGAAAGAAAAAAATTTTCTGACATTATTAGATCAAGTATTTAATACCATTGAATTGCAAGGGAAAGTAACTCCCTATGGGACTTTTAAACTAACTGATCTATTCCGGATGATTCCAAAGATGGCGTTGTATGAAAAAGCTTTTGTTGAAAATCAAATGAAGCGGATGCCTTCTTTAGTTGAAATTGCCACTAAAGGCCTATATGGATTAGATCGGGTAAAATATGAGAAGTTGGTTTGGAATAAAATAATAATGACAGATGAAGCTGAAGATACTGATTTCTTGGAAGGAATAAAAGCAGCATTTCCTGAGAACTTTAAAAATCACCATAAGTATGTGGCTGTAATTCAATCGGATGGTGATAAAATGGGGAAGTTTAACCAAAGATATATAGATTATTATCTTCAGACTCATCCAGATTCTTCAGAGAATGCCATACAAGAGGTGTCGAATGCTTTATTCAAATGGGCAAAAGGAGCGGCTAAAAGAATCAAAACTTATGGGGGAATCCCTGTATATGCGGGAGGAGACGACCTATTTTTCTTTGCTCCATTAAGAGATGAAGAAGAAAATAATACTTTGTTTCATTTGTTGGAAGAATTGAATGTTGATTTTACTGCTTGTATGAGTGAATTGCTTGGGGAGCAAAAAGAGGGAGGCATATTGCCAACTTTGTCCTTTGGGGTATCTATTACTTATTATAAGTATCCATTAGGAGAGGCACATCAGGCAGCTTTTGATTTGATGTATGAAATGAAAGCTAATGGTGGGAATGGAATCCGTTGTAAAATTTTACGTCATAGTGGATCTGATTTTGATTTTTGTATGCATTTCGGTTCAACTCTATGGGAGAAGTTTGAAGAGTTGTTGACTTATGAGAATTTAGATGAGAATGTTCTATGGGGAGTAACGCGTTGCTTAAGAGGACATCAGGCTGTGTTTAAAGCAATGATTGGAAATATTGAAAAACAAAAATTATTGGACAACATTACTATACAGAATAAAAAAGATAGAATACAACAGTTTTTTATTCATAATGTCGAAGGGTACCAGGAGGATGCAAAAGATTCTTTTTTGGGTAAGGTTGAAAAGTTAGTAGAAGAAATATATACTATTATATTATCAGAAAAAACCGATCCGATGTTGTTGATATATGATGTATTGCGGATAGTTAAATTTATTAATGGTTTAGAAGAAGTAAAATAA
- the cas1 gene encoding CRISPR-associated endonuclease Cas1, producing MDILFQILCNEQTLRNAWLLVKQKNSAGGIDGMTVADFEKEAEKQIQELTRQLKTRSWNPEPYLRVEIPKKDSEKRKLGLLSVKDKIVQQAIKNLIEPYFEKIFLNNSYGYRPGKGHVQAIKRTMSEFRIKKNNWILQLDIDDYFDTIDHSLLFEKVQKLIQDEEVVRLIALCVKMGVVNKKLKWNEITCGVPQGAVLSPLLANLYLHSFDKFIAVRTDSYVRYADDFLIFCEKREQAEQMQKQATKFLTEHLLLKLNDPVITDVKSGVEFLGITLKRTGITISKSKRDDLEERIRSIVLEEGGVTKKSLETLQGIRNYYGKLLATKLLLQLDRVLREKLKDLVRKQSLIFPNKKILGECLNVITFFAEENNKKRGVLIAEILSAYTSAKQEKRSKKPEKEKNKLLIERKKREYQKKEGEGTDLVINSYGCFVGLTNRGISVRLKGKVIHKNPSRALEHITVVVKGVTISTNAIQYCMRNKIPIDFFDGTGKHYGSILSPSYMESTLWEKQVIMPIERRAYLATKIIYGKLKNQLNLVKYFHKYHKVLAGALAEKYAEVCVRLEEIIDKVKHFKQRDGNYVIPLSALESAGAVQYWGYIRLLISDDGVEFESRERKGATDLVNSLLNYGYALLYARVWQALLGVQLNPMLGVLHVRQSGKPAFVFDVIELFRTQAVDRVVISLIQKGEPLSMNNTLLSDKTRKLLVQNVLERINRYEKYRGEEIKFSRIIYRQAKEIAAYVNEEAYYKPYIAKW from the coding sequence ATGGATATCCTTTTTCAAATATTATGCAATGAACAGACGTTACGGAATGCCTGGCTGTTGGTGAAGCAGAAGAATTCGGCAGGAGGCATTGATGGGATGACTGTGGCAGATTTTGAAAAGGAGGCGGAAAAACAGATTCAGGAATTGACCAGGCAGTTGAAAACGAGAAGTTGGAATCCCGAACCTTATTTGCGGGTGGAGATCCCGAAGAAGGATTCAGAGAAGCGGAAGCTGGGACTATTGTCCGTGAAAGACAAAATTGTGCAGCAGGCGATTAAAAATTTGATCGAACCTTATTTTGAAAAAATCTTCCTGAATAATAGTTACGGTTATCGTCCCGGGAAAGGGCATGTCCAGGCGATTAAGCGTACGATGAGTGAGTTCCGGATAAAGAAGAATAATTGGATACTTCAATTGGATATTGATGACTATTTTGATACGATCGACCATAGTCTGCTTTTTGAAAAAGTTCAGAAACTGATTCAGGATGAAGAAGTGGTACGGTTGATTGCATTGTGTGTTAAAATGGGAGTGGTGAATAAGAAATTGAAGTGGAATGAGATTACCTGTGGAGTGCCCCAGGGAGCTGTGCTTTCTCCTTTATTGGCCAATTTGTATTTGCATTCATTTGATAAGTTTATTGCGGTAAGAACTGATTCCTATGTGCGGTATGCAGATGATTTTCTGATTTTTTGTGAAAAACGGGAACAGGCAGAACAAATGCAGAAACAAGCCACGAAGTTTTTGACAGAGCATCTGTTGTTAAAACTCAACGATCCGGTGATTACCGACGTGAAAAGCGGAGTGGAATTTTTAGGGATTACTTTAAAAAGAACCGGAATCACTATCTCTAAATCTAAACGGGATGATTTGGAAGAACGGATTCGGTCTATTGTACTCGAAGAAGGTGGAGTTACTAAAAAAAGTCTGGAAACATTACAAGGGATTCGGAATTATTATGGTAAATTACTTGCTACAAAGTTATTGTTGCAATTGGATCGGGTCTTAAGGGAAAAACTGAAAGATCTGGTGAGAAAGCAAAGTTTGATTTTTCCGAATAAAAAGATTTTGGGAGAATGTTTGAATGTGATCACTTTTTTTGCGGAGGAGAATAATAAGAAGAGAGGTGTACTTATCGCAGAGATATTGTCTGCTTATACTTCAGCTAAACAGGAAAAGAGAAGTAAAAAGCCGGAGAAAGAGAAAAATAAGCTATTGATTGAACGGAAAAAGCGGGAATATCAAAAGAAAGAAGGAGAGGGGACTGATTTGGTGATAAATTCTTATGGGTGTTTTGTTGGTTTGACGAATCGGGGCATTTCTGTCAGATTAAAGGGGAAGGTGATTCATAAAAATCCGTCCCGGGCATTGGAGCATATTACTGTTGTTGTAAAGGGGGTGACCATCTCTACCAATGCTATTCAATATTGTATGCGGAATAAGATTCCGATTGATTTTTTCGATGGTACTGGAAAGCATTACGGTTCGATCCTAAGCCCTTCCTACATGGAAAGTACATTGTGGGAGAAACAGGTTATCATGCCTATAGAAAGAAGGGCTTATTTAGCTACAAAGATTATTTATGGAAAACTGAAAAATCAGTTGAATCTGGTAAAATATTTTCATAAATATCATAAAGTATTAGCTGGAGCTTTGGCTGAAAAATATGCTGAGGTATGCGTGCGCTTGGAGGAAATTATTGATAAGGTAAAGCATTTTAAACAGAGAGATGGGAACTATGTTATTCCTTTATCTGCTTTGGAATCAGCAGGAGCAGTACAATATTGGGGCTATATCAGATTATTAATTTCGGATGATGGGGTTGAATTTGAATCACGGGAGCGAAAAGGGGCGACAGATTTGGTAAATTCTTTGTTGAATTATGGGTATGCCCTTTTATATGCCCGGGTATGGCAAGCATTATTAGGTGTTCAGTTAAATCCTATGTTGGGAGTACTCCATGTGCGACAGTCCGGTAAACCGGCTTTTGTGTTTGATGTAATAGAACTTTTTAGAACACAGGCTGTTGATCGTGTTGTAATTAGTTTGATACAAAAAGGTGAGCCATTGAGTATGAATAATACATTATTATCGGATAAAACCAGAAAATTGTTGGTACAAAATGTATTGGAAAGAATCAATCGATATGAAAAATACAGGGGAGAGGAAATAAAATTTAGTCGGATTATTTATCGGCAAGCTAAGGAAATTGCTGCATATGTTAATGAAGAGGCTTATTATAAACCTTATATAGCAAAATGGTAG
- the cmr4 gene encoding type III-B CRISPR module RAMP protein Cmr4 has product MKNQVNAYLICCQTNLHVGNGKSDQGIIDNLVQRDHIDETPIINASSLKGALREYARIQWGEDKDKFNKIELIFGSENPAGQKKSEENQSPGKRKVVKGETIFHDAMLLALPMRSNIRPYFLATCPMILNKICDMAKIMFENSEQIEFFQNLTKMTKKLKESNVNLPCTSDGNNIRGQYFIEYADRFSSNNKVTDIMKKLFPSEDWVIFSDQEFKDLVSDYNLPVVARNYLNNGESKNLFYEQIVPRQSRFIFFVSSYANDLSKESDANNFFDELIKMGKCVQIGANGSIGYGYCVVKNVKEV; this is encoded by the coding sequence ATGAAAAATCAAGTAAATGCCTATTTAATTTGTTGTCAAACAAATTTACACGTTGGAAATGGAAAAAGTGATCAAGGGATTATTGACAATTTAGTTCAGCGTGATCATATTGATGAAACTCCGATAATTAATGCCTCTAGCTTAAAGGGGGCTTTAAGAGAATATGCCAGAATACAATGGGGAGAAGATAAAGATAAGTTTAATAAAATAGAATTAATTTTTGGAAGTGAGAATCCGGCCGGACAGAAAAAGAGTGAGGAAAATCAATCCCCTGGAAAACGGAAAGTGGTAAAGGGAGAGACAATATTTCATGATGCTATGTTATTGGCTTTGCCGATGAGGAGTAATATACGTCCTTATTTTCTGGCAACATGTCCTATGATCCTGAATAAAATTTGTGATATGGCAAAGATCATGTTTGAAAATAGTGAACAGATAGAATTTTTTCAAAATCTAACAAAGATGACGAAAAAATTGAAGGAAAGCAATGTGAATTTGCCTTGTACTTCAGATGGAAATAACATCAGAGGTCAATATTTTATAGAATATGCAGATCGATTCTCTTCTAATAATAAAGTGACCGATATAATGAAAAAGCTTTTCCCTTCTGAAGATTGGGTTATCTTTTCAGATCAGGAATTTAAAGATTTGGTAAGTGATTATAATTTACCGGTTGTTGCCAGAAATTATTTGAATAATGGTGAAAGTAAGAATCTTTTCTATGAACAGATAGTGCCTCGCCAAAGTCGGTTTATCTTTTTTGTAAGTAGTTATGCCAATGATCTATCGAAAGAATCGGATGCTAATAACTTTTTTGATGAATTGATAAAGATGGGTAAATGTGTACAAATTGGCGCTAACGGTTCGATTGGTTATGGTTATTGTGTTGTTAAAAATGTAAAAGAAGTATAG
- the cas2 gene encoding CRISPR-associated endonuclease Cas2 has protein sequence MKRTKRIFCVVAYDVSDDKRRAGITKLLEKYGVRVNLSVFECMFTPVQFLKIQEAIGQLICGREDTVIYYPLCMECFAKIVRLPKRKEYITNVYMV, from the coding sequence ATGAAAAGAACAAAACGGATATTTTGTGTGGTTGCTTATGATGTGAGTGATGATAAAAGAAGAGCTGGAATTACAAAATTATTGGAGAAATATGGAGTTAGAGTAAATTTGAGTGTATTTGAATGTATGTTTACTCCGGTGCAGTTTTTGAAAATCCAGGAGGCTATTGGACAATTGATTTGTGGTAGGGAGGATACCGTGATATACTATCCGTTATGTATGGAATGTTTTGCTAAAATCGTGAGATTACCTAAGCGAAAAGAGTATATAACTAATGTTTATATGGTATGA
- the cmr6 gene encoding type III-B CRISPR module RAMP protein Cmr6 has translation MNGNLGLKYNRLYWEKGFNIDEGEFSQYEDVENCFYSSTEHYFELETVYPGLLTGIGWIHERGEKEDTGLKLGFYFDYTTGMPAIPGSSIKGCIRSVFPQYDQEDNEDSVKTKQLREEKENYVISLLEKLKIENTGFSIKDLENEIFRGMNTNEEPLGIYKRDIFYDAFILGRKGKFLGIDTLAPHATLSEDYSKSLLKNPNPVSFLKILPGIKFRFNFDLKDGLIQADKKLELFKYILLERGIGAKTNVGYGCLKAC, from the coding sequence ATGAATGGTAATTTAGGTTTAAAATATAACCGTTTGTATTGGGAAAAAGGATTTAATATAGATGAGGGTGAATTTTCTCAATATGAGGATGTGGAGAATTGTTTCTATTCTTCAACAGAACATTATTTTGAATTAGAGACGGTTTATCCTGGGTTGTTAACAGGGATTGGTTGGATACATGAGAGAGGTGAAAAAGAAGATACTGGTTTGAAATTAGGATTTTATTTCGACTATACGACTGGTATGCCCGCAATTCCGGGTTCCTCTATTAAAGGATGTATACGGAGTGTTTTTCCTCAGTATGACCAGGAGGATAATGAGGATTCCGTAAAAACAAAGCAGTTGAGAGAGGAAAAAGAAAATTATGTAATCTCTCTATTGGAAAAATTGAAAATTGAAAATACTGGTTTTTCTATTAAGGATTTGGAAAATGAGATTTTTAGGGGAATGAATACGAATGAAGAACCTTTGGGAATTTATAAAAGGGATATTTTTTATGATGCCTTTATTCTTGGTAGGAAGGGTAAGTTTTTAGGAATTGATACATTAGCTCCTCATGCAACTTTGAGTGAGGATTATTCTAAAAGCTTGCTTAAAAATCCCAACCCTGTTTCATTTTTGAAAATTTTACCTGGAATTAAATTCCGGTTTAATTTTGATCTGAAAGATGGATTGATTCAAGCTGATAAAAAACTTGAATTGTTTAAATATATATTACTAGAACGGGGAATTGGAGCCAAAACGAATGTTGGATATGGTTGTTTGAAGGCTTGTTAA
- a CDS encoding type III-B CRISPR module-associated Cmr3 family protein yields the protein MGFTYKICIKPVGTYFLGGEKTFVDDDERANYRVESRPIPQQTTILGMLRYALRSGLLSLKNSDDKLELTQLIGAYGFDGTDRPIGIIERLSPLFLWHEKYGLMEEAGLYFQLEDKEKWTQIQYRPWKAERVISGVVNRQALAPRLLAFDYKHERPKAWRYKMNERENILTYDEIFFSKEQVGNLKNREDIDDDKGFFKQIRYSMAKEFSFCMYIQTEKELKENVSFLAFMGGDQSEFRVKIFKEDFSFEVKLEEYPESEGRVVLLSDCFIPEELLRYCEFALIDTLNFRYIRTLTKMTDFSDMDRTKYMAFDTDEKRTAVSQLPRKSEDIKLVTRGAVFYCHNVNKFVEGIINHPFHRIGYNYCRIEL from the coding sequence ATGGGATTTACTTATAAAATATGTATAAAACCGGTTGGTACTTATTTTTTGGGAGGAGAAAAGACATTTGTAGATGATGATGAGCGTGCCAACTATAGGGTAGAGTCACGTCCAATACCTCAGCAAACAACTATCTTAGGAATGTTGAGATATGCTTTACGAAGTGGATTATTATCATTGAAAAATTCTGATGATAAATTAGAGTTAACTCAATTGATTGGAGCTTATGGTTTTGATGGGACGGATCGTCCGATCGGAATTATTGAGCGTCTTTCTCCACTGTTTCTTTGGCATGAAAAATATGGGCTAATGGAAGAGGCTGGATTATATTTCCAACTAGAGGATAAAGAAAAATGGACTCAGATTCAATATAGACCCTGGAAAGCAGAACGTGTTATTTCGGGTGTAGTAAACCGACAAGCTTTAGCACCCCGTTTGTTAGCTTTTGATTATAAACATGAGCGTCCAAAAGCATGGCGTTATAAAATGAATGAAAGAGAGAATATTTTAACTTATGATGAAATTTTTTTTAGCAAGGAACAGGTCGGAAACTTGAAGAATAGAGAGGATATTGATGATGATAAAGGATTCTTTAAACAGATACGTTATAGTATGGCTAAGGAATTTTCTTTTTGCATGTATATACAAACCGAAAAGGAATTGAAAGAAAATGTTTCTTTTCTGGCCTTTATGGGAGGAGATCAGAGTGAGTTTAGAGTGAAAATTTTTAAAGAAGATTTTAGTTTTGAGGTAAAATTAGAAGAATATCCAGAATCAGAGGGTAGAGTTGTATTATTGTCAGATTGTTTTATACCAGAAGAATTACTGCGGTATTGTGAGTTTGCCTTGATCGATACATTGAATTTTCGTTATATCCGAACCTTGACAAAAATGACTGATTTTAGTGATATGGACAGGACAAAATATATGGCCTTTGATACAGATGAGAAGCGGACTGCCGTAAGCCAACTGCCCCGTAAAAGTGAAGATATAAAACTGGTGACAAGGGGAGCTGTATTTTATTGTCATAATGTAAACAAATTTGTAGAAGGTATAATTAATCATCCTTTTCATCGGATTGGGTATAATTATTGTCGGATAGAATTATAA